The window GCTGCCAGACACCCCGTTCGGGGGTCTACCGAATATAGCAAAAGAAAGTGTCAAATTTTCGACACTTGGGGGTAAGGCTCAAAAAAGCCGTCCGGAAACCGCAGAAAGAAGGCCGAAACGCATTAAAACATCTGCAACACTTTTGAAATTTTAATTTACGATGGATACCCCAACCACCCCATTAAAAGTTACCTTTGGAGTATAAAAAAGGGATGTTTTATGAGAAATTCGAAATTTTTCGTTTTGAGTCTTGCCGTTGCGTTTGCCACAGAAGCCTATTCCCAGGATTTTTGCAACACAGCAACCCACAGCAGCGAAAGCACGGTCGTCACCTCCAACGACATTAACGATATCGGTAACTATAGTTACGAACTCTGGGCCGACATCGGCAACAACTCCGCCACATTCTATACCGACGGTTCGTTCTCTTGCGAATTCAACAACGTGAACGATTACCTCTGCCGCGAAGGCATCCGCTACGGCATGAATAGCGGGCTCAAATACACTGACCTCGGACACCTTTACGCCGACTTCAAGCTGACCGACCCGTCTTTCAAAAGCTATTCCAACGTGACTTACTCGTACATCGGTGTTTACGGCTGGTCGCAAGACCCGCTCATCGAATGGTACATCGTCGACACCTGGAGCCCGTATCGCCCGAACTGGATCGGCAAATCCACCGCAAACTGTGACGAATGCGGCTTGCGCGGCACCATCACCGTTGACGGCGCCACCTACGAAGTCTACGTCGACAAAGTCCAGCGCGGTTCCATCGAAGGCGACAACACGCCCTTCACGCAGTACTTCAGCGTGCGTAAGAGCAAGCGTTCTTGCGGAACAATCGACATTACAGCCCACTTTGACGGTTGGAAGAGCTTAGGTCTTGAACTCGGCAATTCCATGTACGAAGCGAAGGTGCTCGGCGAAGCGGGCCAATACCCCGAAAACGGGAACGCCTCCGGCACACTCGACTTCGCCTACGCCAAGGTCTACACAGGCGAAGCAAGCTCCACGGCCCTTCCCCAATTTGCACCGAAGGCCAAGCCCATCAGCAACGCACAGGTATTCGACCTGCAGGGCAAAAACCTCGGGAACGTAAACGCCAATGGCGATATCAAGAGCGCCATCAAGAACAAGTTCCACAACACGGGCGTTTATATGGTCAAATAAGTTCTTTTTCATAACAAACCACACTCTAATCATCAAGCTTGCGATTTCCCCAATCGCAGGCTTTCTTATATTTAAAACAATGGAACAAGAAAACGTATCTATAGCAAAACAATTCAAGACCGGATTTGCCGCATACATCAAGGCCATCCGTCTTATACGCGCAAACAAGCTCACAAGATATTTGCTCATCCCCGCTATTTTGAACATTATCGTCGTGGTCGCCTTCATATTCTCGGGCGTTGGCATTAGCGACTGGATAAACGGCATCATCGAGCGCAGCACCGAAAACATGAACGGCTGGATTCACGCCGGCATGGTCGCCATCAAGATTATCCTCCCCATTGTATTCTTTGCGTTATTCATTTTCATCGGCGGCACGATTGTCAACATTTTGATGTCGCCCATTTACACGTTCCTCTCCGAAAAGACAGAAACCATCCTCACCGGGAAAGAGTTTCCGTTTGACATGAAGCAAACGCTCAAGGATATTTTGCGCGCCGTCGTGATTGCCGTTCGCAACACGGCAAAGCAACTCGTCTTGACCGCCCTTTGTTTGCTTTTGAATTTTATTCCTGTCGCGGGGAGCATCGCATCGCTCATCTTGATATTCATCATCAACGCGTATTACTTTGGCTTTGGATTTATGGACTACACCTACGAACGTTGGCGTTTGTCCCCTAAGGATAGCCGCAAGGAAACTCATAAATTAAAGTTCGTCGCATTCGCCACCGGAGCCGTTTATTCGTTACCGCTTTACCTTATCTGCGGTTCATTCATTGCCGCATTTATCGGAGGCGTTTCGACAGTTGCCGCCACGCTATCGCAACTAGAATTGAGCGAAAAATTGCCATCTTAAATTTCTATTTTTGCGACATGCTCAAGAACTACATTTTTGATTTAGGCGGAGTCCTTTTGGACATCCGCATGAAAAACGCTTACGAACGCTTTGTCGCTTTGGGATTGCCGCCCGCTGAACTTGAGCCGGGCGGTTCTGTTTACAAACTGATGGAAGATTACCAACTCGGGTATGTGACGACCGCAGAGTTCTGCCAGCAAGTCGCGAAGAAATGCTACAATGTAGGCAAGTGCGCCGCAAATGTTTTCGCAAGAAGCGCCGAGGCCCCGACAACGCCTCGCGATATCGAAGAAGCATGGAATTCTATTTGCCTGGGAGTTGCCGACCGCAAATTACAAGCACTCCGTCGCTTGCGCAAAACAGAAGGCGTTGCAAGCGTTTCGCTTTTGAGCAATACAAACGAATTGCATTGGGAATGCTGTTGCCAAAATTGGTTCAATGCGAACGGCAACAAGCTCGAAGACTTTTTCGACAAGATTTTCTTGAGTCAGGAGCTCCATTTGCAAAAGCCCGATCCCGAGATTTTCAAGACCGCCATTCGCGAGCTCGGAGCCTCCCCCGCCGAAACAATCTTCCTTGACGATAGCCCCGTCAACACCGCCGCCGCAGCAGCCTGTGGATTACAGACGCTTACCGTAACGGCAGACATTGACTGGGTGGAAACGTTAAGGATTTAATTTTATTAGATGCTCTTTCCGTCGCTAAAGGCATTGCCCACGCGGCGTTCCATCACGTAGTAGCCGTGACCTGCTGAATCGTAGCAAACCGGAGCTAATTTTTCGACGGAGAGTTTTCCGTCTTGATCGAGCACGGATTCGTCGGCAGTGACGTTCACGATTTCACCGAGCAAAAGTTCGGATTCTTCGTCGTAGCTCACGAGCTTGCATTCAAGCGTGAGAGGCAATTCAGCAACAAGCGGGGCATCGACATTTTCGCTCTTGACGGATGTAAAACCGGCCTTCGCAAATTTGTCAGCCACTCGGTTACCACTGGTAATGCCCAAATAGTCGATAGCCTTGATGTGGTCCGCAGTAGCCATGCTCACGGTAAAAGCCTTGCGAGCAAGAATGTTCGGGATGGTCTTGTGGGTCTTAGCCACGTAAATGGCAACCTGGTTGTTGTCGCTGATAGAGCCCCAGGCAGCCACCATGGCGTTTGCAGAGCCATCTTCGTTATAAGTGGCGATGACCAAAGTCGGCTGCGGGTACAGATATGTTTTTACTCCAAGATTTTTGCGCATAGACGCTCCTTTTTTCTTGAAATATAAATAAAAACTTATCTAATCGAGCAAGAGCCCTGAACACGATTCTGAATCGTCTCGACCTTTTCCTTATCCTTGCAGATCCACCGCATTATTCCGGCGCCACATTTATCAATGGTCTCTTCGCTATAGCCACAGCTATTGAGGCACGCCACCATCAATTTATACTCAACTGTTATGTCAAAGCGTTCGTTGCAGTACAATTTATCCACAACAGCAGCTCCAACAGCGGCTCCGACAACAGCAGCGCCAGCCCCCGTTAAAAGTTTGCCCCACTTACGTTCCTTTGGCTGACTGTCTGTCGCCACATTAGCGTTTTCTTCAGCCACCGGCTCTTCTACATTTTCAACGATAGGAGCAACATTCGGCTTTTCAACAACAGGGGCGACATTCGGTTTTTCAATAACCGGCTGAATTTCAGGAGCCGTTTTCTTTTCGGCGCCCATGTCAAGCAGTATTTGGCGTTGTTCACGCAACATAGCGAAAACAGAATCGACCAGAGAATCCTTGTTAATCGGAGCCTTCCAACCCTTGTAAAGGGAATCTCGGTAAGCCTCGTCTGTCAAGCATTTAGAAGCCTTGACAACACATTCTCTTTTTTGATAATCGCAAGACATCAACATTCCTGCAACCAGCACAATGTAAATCAACAGTATTTTTTTCATAGTCTAAAAATCAAATTCATCTTTTCCGTCATCGTCTTTTTTGCCGGAAAAGAGCTGATTCTCCTTTTCTTGTTTGATGGGTTCAATAACTTCTTTTCTGAAGCGATTCAAAAAATCTTGGCCAAAATTTTCAGCAAGCCATTGTTCTGGCTTTGGGCAATCTTTAGCCATTAAAAAATGTTTCAGTTTTTCAAAGAAGGCAATCGCCTGTTCAAGCCTTTTAGGATCCGGCTGATCTGCCTTCAATTCGCTTTCCGAAGGCTTATCGTTTTTCGGTCGTTTCTTCCAATATTTTTTCTCGACGCAATTGTCATAAGAAAATTCATCGTAATCGCTTTTTACGCTGAACTTTTTACTAGAGGACTTCTTTTCGCTAGCGTCTTTAGGATTTTCTCTATAGTATTCCTTGACCGCTTCGGCGTACTTCATTTCACGAGCTTTAAGCATATCGTCAAGCTCGTTTCGCAAGTTCCGCCATTGATGAATTTTATCGATCATGGTAGTCTCAAATAAATCAATATCTATAAGAATTTCCTATCGGGCAAGAATAATAAAATTCATTCTTTGACTCCGAATACTCTTTCTTTTCACTGCACTCAAACTCTCTAATTTTTTCGGCACATTTATTAATGTGATAAGAACCACAAGACTTGACGCAAGCCTGCATCATATAGTATTCTTGTTCAAGAGTGTAATATGCACAATGAGTATCGGCATCGTCGACAGCCACTCCAGCCCCAATGCCAATTCCGCCAACAGCAAGTCCAGTAGCTACAATAGCGGCTCCCTTGACACTCTTTTTTTCAGTTATTTTATTTGCCTTCATAGTATCAACTTTGTCCTTAATTGAGGTCTTTATTTTTTCACTTTTGGCTTGCGCCATTCGAATCGTTTGATTCGCCACCTTCTTAGTTGCAGAAGTTCCACGTTGAGCTGTATGAATTACAGACTCTTTCGCTTTGTCAGCAACGTCCTTCGCTCTTTTTAGAATTTCTTCACGGCCTTCTTTTGTCGAAAGTCCGCTTTCATCGACAACTTCCTGAACAGTATCCTTGATAACCGTTCCTGCCTTTTGGACTTTTTCCTTGATTTGATTTATAAAAGGATTTTTTTCGCTCATAAAATTTCCTTGAGGGACAAAAATAATTTTTTCACTCAAAAATTTTTTCGACGAATATTGAAAAGCACTCAAAATCGTCAATTTTCGCGTAAAATCGCCATTTTTCACTTTTTTCTTTGTCCCCTTTTGTCCCTTTTCGGGTTTCTACATCTGTAAATGTCAGCGGGAAACTCCCTCCTGACACAAAAAAAACAACCCAAAGAGGTCATTTTATGAGAAATCTCGGAACAACACTTACACAGCACTCTTACAGCGCTTGCTTCGGCAGATTCGGCAGAACTTCGGACAACAGAACCGTTGCCATCCTGACTCAGATCAGAGACGAAGAAGGCCACCCTCTCACCGACCATGTCTGGGTGAAACTCCAGAATTTTTGCTTTGACGAAGCCCCTCTTAAAAAAGGTGAACGAGTCTTCTTTTCCGCCGAGCCTTATCGCTACATCAAGGGCGTTTACAAGAGCAGGGCCATCAAGCAACTGCAATCTGACATCGGCCTAAGAAACGTCATTTTTTTTGGCCGTGAATGTCAGAAAAACTGACATCAAGGTTAAAAAAAAGAGCCTAGCACCCGTTCAGCGACATAAAAACAAACATCTACAAGGAGCCAACCATGAACTTCGAAAACACCGCCAAAGAAATCCTGAAAATCAGAATCAGCAACAACCTCACTCAAGATGAATTTGCCCGCAAGCTGGACGTTTCACGCCCGACCGTATCTAACTGGGAACTCGCCAAATGCATCCCGACCACCGAGCAGATTATGAAAATCAATGACGTATTCCATGTCAGTGCAAACGAAATTCTGCAGATTAAAAAGAGTACCATTTTCGTCCTTGACACCTGCGTCATACTCAACCGTCCAAGAATCAT of the Fibrobacter sp. UWB2 genome contains:
- a CDS encoding glycoside hydrolase family 11 protein, which produces MRNSKFFVLSLAVAFATEAYSQDFCNTATHSSESTVVTSNDINDIGNYSYELWADIGNNSATFYTDGSFSCEFNNVNDYLCREGIRYGMNSGLKYTDLGHLYADFKLTDPSFKSYSNVTYSYIGVYGWSQDPLIEWYIVDTWSPYRPNWIGKSTANCDECGLRGTITVDGATYEVYVDKVQRGSIEGDNTPFTQYFSVRKSKRSCGTIDITAHFDGWKSLGLELGNSMYEAKVLGEAGQYPENGNASGTLDFAYAKVYTGEASSTALPQFAPKAKPISNAQVFDLQGKNLGNVNANGDIKSAIKNKFHNTGVYMVK
- a CDS encoding HAD family phosphatase: MLKNYIFDLGGVLLDIRMKNAYERFVALGLPPAELEPGGSVYKLMEDYQLGYVTTAEFCQQVAKKCYNVGKCAANVFARSAEAPTTPRDIEEAWNSICLGVADRKLQALRRLRKTEGVASVSLLSNTNELHWECCCQNWFNANGNKLEDFFDKIFLSQELHLQKPDPEIFKTAIRELGASPAETIFLDDSPVNTAAAAACGLQTLTVTADIDWVETLRI
- a CDS encoding flavin reductase family protein; this translates as MRKNLGVKTYLYPQPTLVIATYNEDGSANAMVAAWGSISDNNQVAIYVAKTHKTIPNILARKAFTVSMATADHIKAIDYLGITSGNRVADKFAKAGFTSVKSENVDAPLVAELPLTLECKLVSYDEESELLLGEIVNVTADESVLDQDGKLSVEKLAPVCYDSAGHGYYVMERRVGNAFSDGKSI
- a CDS encoding EI24 domain-containing protein, translated to MEQENVSIAKQFKTGFAAYIKAIRLIRANKLTRYLLIPAILNIIVVVAFIFSGVGISDWINGIIERSTENMNGWIHAGMVAIKIILPIVFFALFIFIGGTIVNILMSPIYTFLSEKTETILTGKEFPFDMKQTLKDILRAVVIAVRNTAKQLVLTALCLLLNFIPVAGSIASLILIFIINAYYFGFGFMDYTYERWRLSPKDSRKETHKLKFVAFATGAVYSLPLYLICGSFIAAFIGGVSTVAATLSQLELSEKLPS